In Leptospira ryugenii, the DNA window GTGATAATTACTGAAAACGATTACCTTTTCCCTAAATCAAAAATGGTTAGCTTTGCGGAGAGCTTAGGAAACTATGTTGCCGGTTTTACAGGAGAACATGTAGGTGAAAAGACATTACTTATTTGTTTATTCGAAAACCCTCTTACTCACATTGACTTTAAATTTACGGAAATTAAAAATTTTATATCAAGAATTGAAAATCCTTTTATTGTATATGAAAAATCCGATAGATTAGTCAATCTTTACAAAGAAACTGTTCCGGTCTGGCCTAAACCTGACCTTCAATGGATAGAAGATAGGTTTTGGGTTTGGGTTCATTATTCTGCGACTAAACTCGGAAGAAATGAATTTTTCGAA includes these proteins:
- a CDS encoding aminoglycoside 6-adenylyltransferase, whose protein sequence is MKHFEQIIQRVIEKAKNDENILGVAMAGSYITHQLDKFSDLDFVIITENDYLFPKSKMVSFAESLGNYVAGFTGEHVGEKTLLICLFENPLTHIDFKFTEIKNFISRIENPFIVYEKSDRLVNLYKETVPVWPKPDLQWIEDRFWVWVHYSATKLGRNEFFETIDFISFLRLNVIGPLYHLKYNKDPRGVRKLEFFLDPNDLNLLKKTIPNYSYD